A genomic region of Gemmatimonadota bacterium contains the following coding sequences:
- a CDS encoding RluA family pseudouridine synthase, translating into MSDSAARLEVGEGDRGRLDRFVADRLGLSRTRVARLAEEGRVRVDGRAVRKSEAVEPGQVIEVDVPPPEPVDIPAEDLPLHVVHEDAELLVVDKPAGMVVHPAPGHRTGTLVNALLFHVRDLSGVGGRLRPGIVHRLDRDTSGLLLVAKTDRAHLALSEQLRRREIKRLYLAASWGHLPEDRLTVEAPIGRDPRDRKRMAVVEGGRAARTLIRVRERWPSGELLDVRLSTGRTHQIRVHLLHLGHPVIGDSLYGAGWERGIAGPDRRWARELLARVPRQFLHARALSFAHPLSGEHLHFRIPPPPDLAAALAYARTARGG; encoded by the coding sequence ATGAGCGACAGCGCCGCGCGTCTTGAGGTCGGGGAAGGCGACCGCGGTCGGCTCGACCGCTTCGTGGCCGACCGGTTGGGGCTCTCGCGCACACGGGTGGCGCGGCTGGCGGAGGAGGGGCGCGTGCGCGTGGACGGACGTGCCGTCCGCAAGTCGGAGGCGGTCGAGCCCGGTCAGGTGATCGAGGTGGACGTGCCTCCGCCCGAGCCGGTGGACATCCCCGCCGAGGACCTTCCCCTGCACGTGGTCCACGAGGACGCCGAGCTGCTGGTGGTGGACAAACCTGCCGGCATGGTGGTCCATCCGGCCCCCGGGCATCGCACGGGCACCCTGGTCAACGCGCTGCTGTTCCACGTCCGCGATCTGTCCGGCGTGGGCGGTCGGCTGCGCCCCGGCATCGTCCATCGGCTCGACCGCGACACGTCCGGACTCCTGCTCGTGGCGAAGACCGATCGCGCCCACCTGGCGCTGTCCGAGCAACTGCGGCGGAGGGAGATCAAACGCCTTTATCTGGCGGCGTCCTGGGGGCATCTGCCCGAGGACCGCCTCACCGTCGAGGCGCCCATCGGTCGCGATCCGCGGGACCGCAAACGCATGGCCGTGGTGGAGGGCGGACGCGCCGCCCGTACGCTGATCCGGGTGCGGGAGCGCTGGCCGTCCGGCGAGCTCCTGGACGTGCGTCTGTCCACCGGCCGGACCCACCAGATCCGGGTCCACCTCTTGCATCTGGGCCATCCGGTCATCGGAGATTCCCTGTATGGCGCGGGCTGGGAGCGCGGAATCGCGGGGCCGGACAGACGCTGGGCGAGGGAACTCCTTGCCCGCGTGCCCAGGCAGTTCTTGCATGCCCGGGCGCTCTCCTTCGCTCACCCGTTGAGCGGAGAGCACCTGCACTTCCGAATCCCACCTCCGCCCGATCTCGCGGCGGCGCTGGCGTACGCCAGAACCGCGCGCGGAGGATAG
- the lspA gene encoding signal peptidase II: MADRTRQAGGVRRPGKAVALFGVSGGVVLLDQASKNFIRVLLQPGDAQAVVEGVLRVTYLLNPGSAFGLAVGGANGPTLLSLAATLLLALVFLFMPVELRFRLYAVALTFGGALGNLIDRLKDPPGVVDFIDLRLGSLSFPVFNLADVAVLFGTIALIVAIWWDERRLHERQRRAS, translated from the coding sequence ATGGCGGACCGCACCAGGCAGGCGGGCGGCGTCCGGCGCCCCGGCAAGGCGGTCGCGCTGTTCGGCGTGAGCGGAGGCGTGGTCCTGCTGGACCAGGCGTCGAAGAACTTCATCCGCGTCCTGCTCCAACCGGGAGACGCCCAGGCGGTCGTGGAGGGCGTGCTGCGCGTGACCTACCTGCTGAACCCGGGCTCGGCGTTCGGGCTCGCGGTGGGAGGCGCGAACGGGCCCACGCTGCTCTCGCTCGCGGCCACTCTGCTGCTGGCGCTCGTCTTCCTGTTCATGCCGGTCGAGCTCCGCTTCCGGCTGTACGCCGTGGCCCTCACGTTCGGGGGTGCGCTGGGCAACCTCATCGACCGTCTCAAGGACCCGCCCGGCGTGGTGGACTTCATCGACCTGCGCCTGGGATCCCTGTCCTTCCCGGTCTTCAACCTCGCGGACGTGGCCGTCCTGTTCGGCACGATCGCGCTGATCGTCGCCATCTGGTGGGACGAGCGCCGACTGCATGAGCGACAGCGCCGCGCGTCTTGA
- the ileS gene encoding isoleucine--tRNA ligase encodes MSYPELPKSLNELEEQVLARWREEHLFERTLEWTRDNPPFVFYEGPPTANGRPGFHHIIARTTKDLICRYRALTGRRVLRKAGWDTHGLPVEIEAEKKLGISGKPDIEAIGIERFNEVCRESVWTYQEVWEELSERIGYWLDYSKPYVTYHADYIESVWWILSELAGKGLLYRGHKSVPYCPRCGTALSSHEVAQGYEDVEDPSLYFLAPLRGEDGQADPDGRAFVVWTTTPWTVPSNAALAVHPDLTYVEVDTEAGPRIVAESRLAALFGEDAPVRARHRGADLVGTRYERPLDLIAVDDPSATAWTVVAEDFVSAEDGTGLVHIAPAFGADDFAAGQRYGLPLLRPIDDQGRFGTAVPVVGGLFVKDADAPILELLAERGRLFRTEHYLHSYPHCWRCRSPLIYMARDSWFAATSSLKDQLLANHHQIAWHPPEVGEGRFGAWLEGNVDWALSRDRFWGTPLPVWICDRDADHVEWIGSFAALADKAGPLPEPFDPHRPFIDEYTWPCACGGTMKRTTAVIDVWFDSGAMPYAQWHYPFENQDVFADQFPADYICEAMDQTRGWFYSLLAISTMLGKGPSFKNVIVNGLILDADGLKMSKSRGNVVDPFDAIAEHGADALRWAMMTVSYPWADKRYDPAGVADASRALFDTLLETYRFFALYANLEGWSPSDADPAPEARPVLDRWVLARLDGLVRLVRSELDGYQITRPYREVGAFVDDLSNWYVRRSRRRFWGNTDAHDTRAAFRTLHDALHTLALLLAPVTPFVADALCRALTSQSAHLTPFPESGPGALSDPALEEEMRAVRMLSRLGRAAREDVRIRVRQPLRQLRAVVPGGQVPRPDVLEVLEDELNVKQVDFITTSDGLVQVSAKPNYRVLGKRFQKRTEQAATAIRDLDADALRRYRAGEPVEIAVEGERFALQPGDLDVVEEAAGDYAVRAEGGYVAALDPTLDDGLVREGLYRELVNRVQRLRKDGGLAVSDRIRLAVAGPDDVRAAAEAYAQALASETLALDVQVLDRPEPGAFAHARDEDLDGRTAWIGLEPVETG; translated from the coding sequence ATGAGCTATCCCGAGCTGCCCAAGTCGCTGAACGAGCTGGAAGAGCAGGTGCTGGCCCGCTGGCGGGAGGAGCACCTGTTCGAGCGCACGCTCGAATGGACGCGGGACAACCCGCCCTTCGTCTTCTACGAGGGCCCGCCCACGGCCAACGGCCGCCCCGGCTTCCACCACATCATCGCGCGGACCACCAAGGACCTGATCTGCCGGTACCGTGCGCTGACCGGCCGGCGCGTGCTGCGCAAGGCGGGTTGGGACACCCACGGGCTCCCCGTGGAGATCGAGGCGGAGAAGAAGCTCGGCATCTCCGGCAAGCCCGACATCGAGGCCATCGGGATCGAGCGCTTCAACGAGGTGTGTCGCGAGTCCGTCTGGACCTATCAGGAGGTCTGGGAGGAGCTCTCCGAGCGCATCGGCTACTGGCTCGACTACTCCAAGCCGTACGTGACCTACCACGCCGACTACATCGAAAGCGTGTGGTGGATCCTGTCGGAGCTGGCGGGGAAGGGACTGCTCTACCGCGGCCACAAGAGTGTGCCGTACTGCCCGCGCTGCGGGACCGCCCTCTCGTCGCACGAGGTGGCCCAGGGCTACGAGGACGTCGAAGACCCCTCCCTCTACTTCCTGGCCCCCCTGCGCGGGGAGGACGGTCAGGCCGACCCGGACGGCCGGGCCTTCGTGGTGTGGACCACGACGCCCTGGACGGTCCCGTCCAACGCCGCCCTGGCCGTCCATCCGGATCTGACCTACGTGGAGGTGGACACCGAGGCGGGTCCGCGCATCGTGGCCGAATCGCGGTTGGCCGCCCTGTTCGGCGAGGACGCGCCCGTGCGGGCTCGGCACCGCGGTGCCGACCTGGTGGGGACGCGGTACGAGCGGCCGCTGGATCTCATCGCGGTGGACGACCCGTCCGCGACCGCCTGGACGGTGGTCGCGGAGGACTTCGTATCCGCCGAGGACGGAACGGGCCTGGTGCACATCGCGCCGGCGTTCGGGGCCGACGACTTCGCGGCCGGGCAGCGCTACGGCCTGCCCCTCCTGCGGCCCATCGACGACCAGGGCCGCTTCGGGACGGCCGTGCCGGTCGTGGGCGGTCTGTTCGTCAAGGACGCCGACGCGCCCATCCTGGAGCTGCTGGCCGAACGCGGTCGGCTGTTCCGCACCGAGCACTACCTGCACAGCTATCCGCACTGCTGGCGCTGCCGCTCGCCCCTGATCTACATGGCACGCGACTCCTGGTTCGCCGCCACGTCGTCGCTCAAGGACCAGCTGCTCGCCAACCATCACCAGATCGCCTGGCACCCCCCCGAGGTGGGGGAGGGCCGCTTCGGAGCCTGGTTGGAGGGCAACGTGGACTGGGCGCTGTCGCGCGACCGGTTCTGGGGCACGCCGCTGCCGGTGTGGATCTGTGATCGCGACGCGGACCACGTGGAGTGGATCGGCAGCTTCGCGGCCCTGGCCGACAAGGCGGGCCCGTTGCCCGAGCCGTTCGATCCGCACCGGCCGTTCATCGACGAGTACACGTGGCCGTGCGCGTGCGGCGGCACCATGAAGCGCACGACCGCCGTGATCGACGTGTGGTTCGACTCGGGCGCCATGCCTTATGCGCAATGGCACTACCCGTTCGAGAACCAGGACGTGTTCGCGGACCAGTTCCCGGCGGACTACATCTGCGAGGCCATGGACCAGACGCGCGGCTGGTTCTACTCGCTGCTCGCCATCTCCACGATGCTGGGCAAGGGACCGTCGTTCAAGAACGTCATCGTCAACGGGCTGATCCTGGACGCGGACGGCCTCAAGATGTCCAAGTCCCGCGGGAACGTCGTGGACCCGTTCGACGCCATCGCCGAACACGGCGCCGACGCGTTGCGCTGGGCCATGATGACGGTCAGCTACCCGTGGGCGGACAAGCGCTACGATCCGGCGGGCGTGGCCGACGCCAGCCGGGCGTTGTTCGACACCCTGCTGGAGACGTACCGCTTCTTCGCGCTGTACGCGAACCTGGAAGGCTGGTCGCCTTCGGACGCCGATCCCGCGCCGGAGGCCCGTCCCGTGCTCGATCGCTGGGTGCTGGCCCGGCTGGACGGACTGGTGCGCCTGGTGCGGTCGGAGCTGGATGGCTATCAGATCACGCGGCCCTACCGGGAAGTCGGCGCGTTCGTCGACGACCTGTCCAATTGGTACGTGCGCCGCTCCCGCCGCCGTTTCTGGGGCAACACCGACGCGCACGACACGCGCGCCGCCTTCCGCACGCTCCACGACGCGCTGCACACGCTCGCGCTGTTGTTGGCGCCCGTCACGCCGTTCGTGGCGGATGCGCTGTGCCGCGCCCTGACCAGCCAGAGCGCGCACCTCACGCCGTTCCCGGAGAGCGGCCCCGGCGCCCTGTCCGACCCCGCGTTGGAGGAGGAGATGCGCGCGGTGCGCATGCTGTCCCGGCTCGGCCGGGCGGCGCGGGAGGATGTGCGCATCCGGGTGCGCCAGCCGCTGCGTCAGCTGCGCGCGGTGGTGCCGGGCGGCCAGGTGCCGCGTCCCGACGTCCTGGAGGTCCTGGAGGACGAGCTGAACGTGAAGCAGGTGGACTTCATCACCACCTCCGACGGCCTGGTGCAGGTCAGCGCCAAGCCGAACTACCGGGTGCTGGGCAAGCGCTTCCAGAAGCGGACGGAGCAGGCGGCCACCGCCATCCGCGACCTGGATGCGGACGCGCTCCGCCGGTACCGGGCCGGGGAGCCCGTGGAGATCGCGGTGGAGGGCGAGCGCTTCGCGCTGCAGCCGGGCGACCTGGACGTGGTGGAGGAGGCCGCGGGGGACTACGCCGTGCGCGCCGAGGGCGGGTACGTCGCGGCGCTGGACCCGACCCTGGACGACGGGCTCGTGCGCGAAGGCCTCTACCGCGAGCTGGTCAACCGCGTCCAGCGCCTGCGCAAGGACGGCGGGCTCGCGGTCTCGGACCGCATCCGGTTGGCGGTGGCCGGCCCCGACGACGTGCGGGCCGCGGCCGAGGCGTACGCCCAGGCGCTGGCCAGCGAGACCCTGGCGCTCGACGTGCAGGTGCTGGACCGGCCGGAGCCGGGCGCGTTCGCGCATGCGCGGGACGAGGACCTCGACGGCCGCACCGCCTGGATCGGCCTCGAGCCCGTGGAGACGGGCTGA
- a CDS encoding purine-nucleoside phosphorylase, translating to MSTDTVPTLAAVDAAAERIRNAPGFVPPRVGIVLGTGLGRLASEMDVKATVPYTDLPGFPLATVESHSGRLLLGSLAGVPVVVLQGRFHRYEGYTLQQVTFPIRVLGRLGIDVLIVTGASGGMNPLWSPGDLVLLDDHINLLGDNPLVGPNLDALGPRFPDMSEPYDRALQRLAQDVALRRGLPLRRGVYVAVVGPNLETRAEYRMLRALGADVVGMSTVPEVIVARHMGIRVLGLSIVTDACLPDALEPADVNTIIRTAMEAEPHLTGLVHDVIAHFADA from the coding sequence ATGAGCACGGACACGGTCCCGACCCTCGCGGCGGTCGACGCGGCCGCCGAGCGCATCCGGAACGCGCCCGGCTTCGTGCCGCCGCGCGTGGGGATCGTGCTCGGGACGGGACTCGGGCGGCTGGCGTCCGAGATGGACGTGAAAGCCACGGTGCCCTACACGGACCTGCCCGGTTTCCCACTGGCCACCGTCGAGAGCCACAGCGGGCGTCTGCTGCTGGGCTCCCTGGCCGGGGTGCCGGTCGTGGTCCTGCAGGGCCGCTTCCACCGCTATGAGGGCTACACCCTGCAGCAGGTGACCTTCCCCATCCGCGTGTTGGGCCGGCTGGGCATCGACGTGCTGATCGTCACCGGCGCGTCCGGCGGGATGAACCCGCTCTGGTCGCCCGGTGACCTGGTCCTCCTGGACGACCACATCAACCTGTTGGGCGACAACCCCCTGGTGGGCCCCAACCTGGATGCGCTGGGACCGCGCTTCCCGGACATGTCGGAGCCGTACGACCGCGCCCTCCAGCGCCTGGCACAGGACGTCGCGCTCCGGCGCGGCCTCCCGCTCCGGCGCGGCGTCTACGTCGCGGTGGTGGGTCCCAACCTCGAGACGCGTGCCGAATACCGCATGCTGCGCGCGCTCGGCGCCGACGTGGTGGGCATGTCCACCGTGCCCGAGGTGATCGTGGCCCGCCACATGGGCATCCGCGTGCTGGGTCTGTCCATCGTCACCGACGCCTGTCTGCCGGATGCATTGGAGCCGGCGGACGTGAACACCATCATCCGCACGGCCATGGAGGCCGAGCCCCATCTGACCGGGCTCGTCCACGACGTCATCGCCCACTTCGCCGACGCATGA